Proteins from one Chitinophaga oryzae genomic window:
- a CDS encoding response regulator: MKKFFMQLPLPRKLFLIAIVPLICLIYLGIQIFNKQSEDIRSIENLLQDVNTATTIMKVADEIHMERRASVNYVLGNYSMNELLMQRAKTDLSIDAVKSRLLAADSRFFTYSLLNTLPKKRKEIDNKSMPQREVLDYYSNLIFRLNNLAHASTPDIAVLKTLQQDLSSQYLLAQMAAYQGLIRMDIYYFILKKEVWPDDFSRIENNNDMYASLRAEFLDKSSPAYAAALLKAEKSNEAVITTDFINSTIKNRKIDTLFNADSWWDNSSMAVDQLKQLQRSIVDKVSREARTISQKENDLKTRYLIFLVLIVVIVIAFVTYTANTITESLNILRSAADKIAKGMSGEAPDIRTKDAIGSLSKSLGAIDQTGQELAIAADSIGKGDFNIAVKPRSADDTLGNAIVQMAADLKVFREANEKEIWIQAGLNKITETLLAERDMHSLTNDALSDLVNYTGAQTGVLYIRQNGDLHFSAGHALSDQYPAPPVVAAGKTLMGQALQQRGLIHLREAPDDFLHIAGGTASSQPGHVLIMPLIHAGIAEGVVEIGSLFPFSESALQYLKRASYSIAVAIQSTRSRIRLQELLEETQSQAEELQVQHSELESLNAELEAQTQKLQVSEEELKVQQEELMQSNAELEERSRLLEEKNQIIVERNLDIHKKAEELALSTKYKSEFLANMSHELRTPLNSILLLSRLLSENHDHNLNADQVEYAQVINSSGKGLLTLIDEILDLSKIESGKMELEYSQVSIDNIFSNMQALFEPIARDKGLTLQLSAASGAPASIETDQTRLEQILKNLLSNALKFTAKGSVTLSAQAGDIPGTIRFAVKDTGIGIPEEKQQVIFEAFQQADGSTRRKYGGTGLGLSISRELAKLLGGHISLVSNGNDGSEFSITVPVVRKNERTVAAPAFAPATVKEPTVVDEGLSARDGISYLAPLIPADIPDDRDHIQPGDSTVLIVEDDTYFAKALLDFTRQRGYKGVVTVRGDMAGELARKYRPVGILLDIQLPVKDGWQVMEELKSDPATRPIPVHIISSLEAKKESLMKGAVDFVSKPVTMESMQHIFEKLEFVLQRSTKKVLILEENAKHAKALAYFLGNYQVNSEISSTVGEGVQLLQQKDVDCVILDMGIPDQQAYEALETVKEIKGLENLPIIIFTGKSLSRAEEQRIRQYADSIVVKTAHSYQRMLDEVSLFLHLVSENNAVSQSGNGKTALLNEVLKGKTVLVADDDVRNIFSLTKALEMHQMKVLSAVDGKEALQQLNEHTVDIVLMDMMMPEMDGYDAIAAIRKQLSMAHLPVIAVTAKAMMGDREKCLKAGASDYISKPVDVDQLISLLRVWLYDKGMK; this comes from the coding sequence ATGAAGAAATTTTTTATGCAGCTGCCACTGCCCAGGAAGTTATTCCTGATTGCTATTGTTCCCTTGATATGCCTTATCTATCTGGGTATCCAGATTTTCAACAAACAGAGTGAGGATATCCGCAGCATCGAAAACCTGCTACAGGACGTCAATACAGCTACCACTATCATGAAAGTGGCCGATGAAATACACATGGAACGCCGCGCCAGCGTCAACTATGTGCTGGGCAACTATTCTATGAACGAGCTACTGATGCAGCGGGCCAAAACGGACCTCTCCATCGATGCCGTAAAGTCCAGGCTGCTGGCTGCTGATAGCCGGTTCTTTACCTATTCGCTGCTCAATACGCTTCCGAAAAAAAGAAAAGAGATTGACAACAAGTCCATGCCGCAGCGGGAAGTGCTGGATTATTATTCCAACCTGATCTTCCGGCTCAACAACCTCGCACATGCCAGTACGCCCGATATCGCGGTGCTGAAAACCCTGCAGCAGGACCTCAGCTCCCAGTACCTGCTGGCGCAGATGGCAGCCTACCAGGGCCTGATACGTATGGACATTTATTACTTCATCCTGAAAAAGGAAGTATGGCCGGATGATTTCTCCCGTATCGAAAACAACAACGACATGTACGCCTCGCTGCGGGCCGAATTCCTCGATAAGTCTTCTCCCGCCTACGCTGCTGCGCTCCTGAAAGCGGAGAAAAGCAACGAGGCGGTCATCACGACGGATTTCATCAACAGCACCATCAAAAACAGGAAAATAGATACGCTTTTTAATGCCGACTCCTGGTGGGACAACTCCAGCATGGCAGTGGACCAGCTGAAACAATTGCAACGCAGCATTGTAGACAAGGTAAGCAGGGAAGCCCGTACCATCTCCCAAAAAGAAAACGATCTTAAAACACGTTACCTCATTTTCCTGGTACTGATAGTGGTGATCGTTATTGCCTTCGTTACCTACACCGCCAACACCATCACGGAGAGTTTGAATATTCTTCGTTCTGCAGCCGATAAGATCGCTAAAGGCATGAGCGGCGAAGCGCCCGATATCCGCACCAAAGATGCCATCGGCAGCCTTTCCAAATCACTGGGCGCCATCGATCAAACAGGGCAGGAGCTGGCTATTGCGGCAGACAGCATTGGGAAGGGAGATTTTAATATTGCCGTGAAGCCCCGCAGTGCAGACGATACGCTGGGTAATGCGATCGTGCAGATGGCAGCCGATCTGAAGGTTTTCCGGGAAGCAAATGAAAAGGAAATATGGATACAAGCCGGGCTCAACAAGATCACCGAGACCCTGCTGGCAGAAAGAGATATGCATTCCCTCACCAACGATGCGCTGTCAGATCTCGTGAATTATACCGGCGCACAAACAGGCGTGCTCTATATCCGGCAGAATGGGGACCTGCATTTCTCCGCAGGTCATGCCCTGTCAGACCAGTACCCGGCGCCTCCTGTGGTGGCTGCCGGTAAAACCCTGATGGGACAGGCGTTGCAGCAACGGGGGCTGATCCATCTCCGCGAAGCTCCCGACGATTTCCTGCATATCGCCGGCGGCACGGCATCGTCCCAACCGGGACACGTGCTGATTATGCCGCTGATACATGCCGGCATCGCGGAAGGCGTGGTGGAGATAGGATCGTTGTTTCCCTTCTCTGAAAGCGCCCTGCAATACCTGAAGCGGGCCTCCTACAGTATAGCGGTGGCCATACAAAGCACCCGCAGCCGCATCCGCCTGCAGGAACTGCTGGAAGAAACACAGTCACAGGCCGAAGAGCTGCAGGTGCAGCACAGCGAACTGGAAAGCCTCAACGCTGAACTGGAAGCACAGACCCAGAAACTGCAGGTGTCGGAAGAAGAACTGAAAGTACAGCAGGAAGAACTGATGCAGTCCAATGCCGAGCTGGAAGAGAGAAGCCGCCTGCTGGAAGAAAAAAACCAGATCATCGTGGAGCGCAACCTGGACATCCATAAAAAAGCAGAGGAGCTGGCGCTGAGCACAAAATACAAATCCGAGTTCCTCGCCAATATGTCGCACGAGCTGCGTACACCGCTCAACTCCATCCTGCTGCTGTCGCGGTTGTTGTCTGAAAACCACGACCACAACCTGAATGCAGACCAGGTAGAATATGCACAGGTGATCAACTCTTCCGGTAAAGGACTGCTGACGCTGATCGACGAAATACTGGACCTGTCGAAGATAGAATCCGGTAAGATGGAGCTGGAATACAGCCAGGTATCGATTGATAACATTTTCTCCAATATGCAGGCGCTGTTTGAGCCGATTGCGCGGGATAAGGGACTGACGCTGCAATTGTCTGCTGCTTCCGGCGCGCCGGCGTCTATAGAAACAGACCAGACCAGGCTGGAACAGATATTGAAAAACCTGTTGTCCAATGCGCTGAAGTTTACTGCCAAAGGTTCCGTAACCCTGTCGGCGCAGGCGGGTGATATACCGGGTACCATTCGTTTTGCCGTGAAAGATACCGGCATCGGTATCCCGGAAGAAAAACAACAGGTGATCTTCGAAGCCTTCCAGCAGGCAGATGGCTCTACCCGCCGCAAGTACGGCGGCACCGGGCTGGGGCTGTCTATCAGCCGCGAACTGGCCAAACTGCTGGGTGGACATATCTCCCTGGTAAGCAACGGCAACGACGGCAGCGAATTCTCTATAACGGTACCGGTAGTACGAAAAAATGAGCGGACGGTTGCAGCGCCGGCATTTGCACCGGCTACCGTTAAAGAACCTACCGTGGTAGATGAAGGACTGTCTGCCAGAGATGGGATCTCTTATCTGGCGCCGCTGATCCCGGCAGATATTCCTGATGACCGGGACCATATCCAGCCGGGAGATTCCACGGTGCTCATTGTGGAAGACGATACTTATTTTGCAAAAGCGTTGCTCGACTTCACCCGTCAGCGCGGATATAAAGGCGTGGTGACAGTAAGAGGAGATATGGCCGGAGAACTGGCCCGTAAGTACAGGCCGGTCGGCATCCTGCTCGATATCCAGTTGCCCGTGAAAGACGGCTGGCAGGTGATGGAGGAGCTGAAAAGCGATCCGGCCACCCGTCCGATACCCGTGCATATCATCTCATCGCTGGAAGCGAAAAAAGAAAGCCTGATGAAAGGCGCGGTGGACTTTGTGAGCAAGCCGGTCACCATGGAAAGTATGCAACACATCTTTGAAAAACTGGAATTTGTGCTGCAGCGGTCCACCAAAAAAGTGCTGATACTCGAAGAGAACGCTAAGCATGCCAAGGCGCTGGCTTATTTCCTCGGTAACTACCAGGTGAATTCGGAAATCAGCAGCACTGTAGGCGAAGGCGTGCAGCTGTTGCAGCAAAAAGATGTGGACTGTGTGATCCTGGACATGGGCATCCCGGACCAGCAGGCTTACGAAGCCCTGGAGACCGTCAAGGAAATCAAAGGGCTGGAAAACCTGCCTATCATCATCTTTACCGGTAAAAGCCTTTCACGGGCTGAGGAACAACGTATACGGCAGTACGCTGATTCCATTGTGGTGAAAACGGCGCATTCCTATCAGCGTATGCTGGACGAAGTGTCGTTGTTCCTGCACCTGGTGTCGGAGAATAATGCCGTCTCACAGAGCGGCAATGGTAAGACGGCGTTGCTCAACGAAGTGCTGAAAGGCAAAACGGTACTCGTTGCCGACGATGATGTACGGAATATCTTCTCGCTGACCAAGGCGCTGGAAATGCATCAGATGAAAGTCCTTTCTGCGGTAGACGGCAAAGAAGCATTGCAGCAGCTGAACGAGCACACGGTGGATATTGTACTCATGGATATGATGATGCCGGAAATGGATGGTTATGATGCCATTGCCGCTATCAGAAAACAACTGTCCATGGCGCACCTGCCGGTGATTGCCGTTACGGCCAAAGCCATGATGGGCGACCGGGAGAAATGTCTGAAGGCCGGCGCTTCGGATTATATTTCCAAGCCCGTGGATGTAGACCAGTTAATCTCTTTATTACGCGTATGGTTATACGATAAAGGCATGAAATAG
- a CDS encoding response regulator, with protein MVSCKYSSVLLIDDDIDDRMIFGDVLKELVPDIIYNEAINGEDALAKLEAGLVPDLIFLDLNMPRVDGKQFLAELRQITHLRHIPVIIYTTSSHESDKKETRALGASYFITKPNSLHELNQLLKGILEHTIQYSL; from the coding sequence ATGGTGAGCTGTAAGTATTCCTCTGTACTTTTAATTGATGATGATATTGACGACAGGATGATATTTGGCGACGTGTTGAAGGAATTGGTGCCGGATATTATTTACAATGAAGCCATCAATGGTGAAGATGCCCTGGCCAAGCTGGAAGCAGGGCTTGTACCGGACCTGATCTTCCTGGACCTGAATATGCCGCGGGTAGACGGCAAGCAGTTCCTGGCAGAATTACGGCAGATAACGCATCTTCGTCATATCCCGGTGATTATCTATACCACCTCGTCCCATGAATCCGATAAAAAGGAAACCCGAGCGCTGGGCGCCTCGTACTTTATTACCAAGCCCAATAGCCTGCACGAGCTGAATCAGCTGCTAAAAGGTATACTGGAGCATACTATTCAATATTCCCTGTAG
- a CDS encoding tetratricopeptide repeat protein, producing the protein MNLEELERLYQEQAYTVATIELETYLETHPAEAAAWYLMGKCRLEIAKSAEDREEMITAYQTAYEAFTKALEYDPQHVQARVHRAYMGANVINDKVEETLEDCQHIIDNGDDELITKALLYRFQIWVLLNETDKALADMQRNLEIYQSLYHDDLPQLNVAKFQCYTRIGDVYYHNDHKPTALDYYRQAFQCTVYNNRTLSTLQFALEMADYDFAAEMLHIASTSGEQEEEDMLKILQEVKALLDQGVRHPALAREFCWGTIDFWHQFYGEDEAEGTLEQISTGKRFITLYPEESYFYHFTATALFNIGSFSESLPYYEKAMALRAYPSTIIRWYYAYYKTHGQFPDSWTDIDYPIAYDWYTAGVVCNELLQDEQDATNRQLLTQLKKYLYQKAYALYYPYWYENTGSSYAGHPHHFAMCCNNYGITLFELGAYEEAIHIHSVGYNMSPFWEQLESRADAFHQLGKYAEAVADRQMILNTFISTLPLVYYVSIHERIIEDLTALERYDEAMALYNKILAEYEEWIAGDMNELEEEERDIIIYNIDRIKTGRAFIRTDSQDDLHERILALEKHLEEKPDDSDAYFNLMYLYYDNGQYEHCIGAVNNRISIGGIAKLPLVSQMKIYYFRGKAALKLERYDAAIQDMLQTLDIMSRGDESDNSPNNRCGVYAFLAEAYLGLQDYDNALLYANQCVQTYKEMNWSWDAESSAFYYTMALAQEGKGDLAACRKTIDRILEKDPGFQPAVSKKAGLKNNGGLFSFLRKKKE; encoded by the coding sequence ATGAATCTGGAAGAACTGGAAAGGCTGTATCAGGAACAGGCGTACACGGTAGCGACGATTGAACTGGAGACATATCTGGAAACGCACCCCGCGGAAGCCGCGGCGTGGTACCTGATGGGCAAGTGCCGGCTGGAAATAGCCAAATCCGCGGAAGACAGGGAGGAAATGATCACTGCATACCAAACTGCATACGAAGCATTCACCAAAGCGCTGGAATATGACCCCCAACACGTTCAGGCGAGGGTACACCGCGCCTATATGGGCGCCAATGTCATCAACGACAAAGTGGAGGAAACACTGGAGGACTGCCAGCACATCATCGACAACGGCGACGACGAACTGATCACCAAAGCACTGCTGTACCGCTTTCAGATATGGGTGCTGCTCAACGAAACAGACAAAGCGCTGGCCGATATGCAGCGCAACCTGGAAATCTACCAGTCGCTCTACCACGACGATCTGCCGCAGCTCAACGTGGCAAAGTTCCAATGCTACACCCGCATCGGCGACGTATACTACCACAACGACCATAAGCCCACCGCGCTGGATTATTACCGGCAGGCATTCCAATGCACCGTTTACAACAACAGGACGCTCTCCACCCTGCAGTTCGCCCTGGAAATGGCGGATTACGACTTTGCCGCGGAAATGCTGCATATCGCCAGCACCTCCGGTGAACAGGAAGAGGAAGACATGCTGAAAATCCTTCAGGAGGTGAAAGCATTGCTGGACCAGGGCGTAAGGCACCCGGCGCTGGCGAGGGAATTCTGCTGGGGCACCATCGACTTCTGGCACCAGTTCTACGGGGAAGATGAGGCAGAAGGCACGCTGGAACAGATATCCACCGGCAAACGTTTTATCACGTTGTACCCGGAAGAAAGCTACTTTTATCACTTTACCGCCACAGCCCTCTTCAATATCGGCAGCTTCAGCGAATCGCTGCCGTACTACGAAAAAGCCATGGCCCTCCGGGCTTACCCGTCCACCATTATCCGGTGGTATTATGCCTACTATAAAACACACGGGCAATTCCCGGACAGCTGGACCGACATCGATTATCCCATTGCCTACGACTGGTACACCGCCGGCGTGGTATGCAATGAACTGCTGCAGGATGAACAGGACGCCACCAATAGGCAGCTACTGACGCAACTGAAAAAGTACCTGTACCAGAAAGCCTATGCCCTGTATTACCCGTACTGGTACGAAAATACAGGCTCGTCTTATGCCGGACACCCGCACCATTTCGCGATGTGCTGCAATAACTACGGCATCACCCTGTTTGAACTGGGCGCATATGAAGAAGCTATCCACATCCACAGCGTAGGCTACAATATGTCGCCGTTCTGGGAACAACTGGAATCCCGCGCAGATGCGTTCCACCAGCTGGGTAAATACGCCGAGGCTGTGGCCGACCGGCAGATGATCCTCAATACGTTCATCTCCACCCTGCCACTGGTGTACTATGTATCCATTCACGAACGGATCATTGAAGACCTGACCGCCCTGGAACGCTACGATGAAGCCATGGCCCTGTACAACAAGATCCTCGCGGAATACGAAGAATGGATCGCCGGCGATATGAATGAACTGGAAGAAGAAGAACGAGACATTATCATCTACAACATAGACCGCATTAAAACCGGCCGCGCCTTTATCAGGACAGACAGCCAGGACGACCTGCACGAGAGGATCCTGGCGCTGGAAAAACATCTCGAGGAAAAACCGGACGACAGCGATGCCTATTTCAACCTGATGTACCTGTATTATGACAACGGCCAGTATGAACACTGTATCGGCGCTGTCAATAATCGTATATCCATCGGCGGTATCGCTAAACTACCGCTGGTATCGCAGATGAAAATTTATTATTTCAGGGGTAAAGCAGCCCTTAAACTGGAACGCTATGACGCCGCCATACAGGATATGCTGCAAACCCTTGATATCATGTCCCGCGGTGATGAATCGGACAACTCCCCCAACAACCGCTGCGGCGTATATGCCTTTCTCGCGGAAGCCTACCTCGGGCTGCAGGATTACGACAACGCCCTGTTGTATGCCAACCAGTGCGTACAAACCTATAAAGAGATGAACTGGAGCTGGGATGCAGAATCCTCAGCGTTCTATTACACCATGGCGCTGGCACAGGAAGGAAAGGGCGACCTGGCCGCCTGCCGGAAAACCATCGACCGTATTCTTGAAAAAGACCCGGGCTTCCAGCCGGCAGTCAGCAAAAAAGCAGGCCTGAAAAATAACGGCGGACTGTTTTCTTTCCTGAGGAAGAAAAAAGAGTAG
- a CDS encoding ROK family protein yields MAKTFFEELNNENVTGVAYKNIHLKKAALAYFANIGNATIADMCKQLNLSAPKVTTLLNDLIQDGLVKDYGKVESTGGRKPNLYGLVPDSAFFIGVDVKQHHLNLGLSDLQKNLVCTEENIPYKLDNNKASLEELCTLISNFINGLPVPREKILGIGINLSGRINYATGYSYSFFYFDEEPLSKIIETKIGIRVFLENDSRAMAYGEFCSDAVHGERNVLFLNLDYGIGMGVLIDGQLYYGKSGYSGEVGHIPLFDNEIICHCGKKGCLETEASGWALTRMFQEKLREGSSSMLSRRPGAPDSIQLEDIIDAAIHDDVLAIELIAKIGENLGRGIALLINIFNPELVILGGSLAATQDYIRLPIKSAVNKYSLSLVNNDTKLRISSLGEKSGIIGACLLVRNKVLIN; encoded by the coding sequence ATGGCTAAGACCTTTTTCGAAGAACTGAACAATGAAAATGTTACCGGGGTAGCCTATAAGAATATCCACCTGAAGAAAGCCGCCCTGGCCTACTTCGCCAACATCGGCAATGCCACTATTGCCGATATGTGCAAGCAGCTGAACCTCAGCGCCCCTAAAGTAACCACCTTGCTCAACGACCTGATCCAGGACGGACTGGTAAAGGATTATGGAAAAGTAGAATCCACCGGCGGCCGTAAACCCAATCTGTACGGACTGGTGCCTGATTCTGCCTTTTTTATCGGCGTAGATGTCAAACAGCATCATCTTAACCTGGGGTTGTCTGACCTGCAGAAAAACCTGGTCTGCACGGAGGAAAACATCCCTTATAAACTGGATAACAACAAAGCCTCCCTGGAAGAGCTCTGCACGCTTATCAGCAACTTTATCAACGGGCTGCCTGTGCCGCGGGAAAAAATACTCGGCATCGGCATCAACCTCTCCGGGCGTATCAACTATGCCACCGGCTATAGCTACAGTTTCTTTTATTTCGATGAGGAGCCGCTCAGTAAAATTATCGAGACTAAAATAGGCATCCGTGTTTTCCTGGAAAACGACTCCCGCGCTATGGCCTACGGAGAATTCTGTTCCGATGCCGTACACGGGGAACGCAATGTGCTTTTCCTGAACCTCGATTATGGAATCGGGATGGGCGTGTTGATAGACGGTCAGTTGTACTACGGTAAATCAGGTTACAGCGGTGAAGTAGGCCATATCCCCCTGTTTGACAATGAAATCATCTGTCACTGCGGGAAAAAAGGTTGTCTCGAAACAGAAGCTTCCGGATGGGCGCTCACCCGCATGTTCCAGGAGAAACTACGGGAGGGCTCCTCGTCTATGCTAAGCCGCAGGCCCGGCGCACCGGACAGCATCCAGCTGGAAGATATTATCGACGCCGCCATTCACGATGATGTACTGGCGATAGAATTGATCGCCAAAATAGGTGAGAACCTCGGCCGCGGCATTGCGCTGCTGATCAATATTTTCAACCCTGAGCTGGTGATCCTGGGCGGAAGCCTGGCTGCCACACAGGACTATATCCGGCTGCCCATCAAAAGCGCCGTGAATAAATATTCACTCAGCCTGGTGAACAACGATACCAAGCTGCGGATCTCCAGCCTTGGGGAAAAGTCGGGTATTATCGGTGCGTGCCTGCTGGTAAGGAATAAAGTGCTGATTAATTAG